The Thermoanaerobaculales bacterium genome segment CGAGGCAGGGCAGGTAGCGGCCCTGGCTCAGGAGCGGTGGCACGGTCTCCTCGACGGCGCGCCGCACCGCGGCCTCTCCCCGGAGCAGGGCCGTGCTGTCGATGCCGCCGATCAGCGCGATCTCGGGGCCGAAGTCGCGGCGCAGCGCGCGGTACTCCATGCCGGCGCTCATGATGTTGGAAATCCACAGCCCGTTGATGCCGGCATCGAGCAGCGACGGCAGCAGCTGGCGCAGGTCGCCGCCGGTGGTGCAGAGGATGCGCAGCGGCACGTCGTGCCGGGCCAGGAGATCAATCACCCTGCGGTAGCCCGGAATCGAGTAGCGGTCGAACATCGCCGGCGACACCACCGGCCCGGCGTTCGAGGCGATCGGCTCGTAGAAGGCGGCGTAGTCCACGGAGACCTCCGCCAGCACCCGCTCGAGGAGGAGGCAGTGGAACTCCGTCGTCCGCTCGAGCAGGGACTCCACCAGCGCCGGGCGATTCACCAGCGCGTCGCACGCCGCCACCAGCGAGCCCCAGTCCCCCACCCCGAGCATCTGCAGGAGCCCGCCGCCCGAGGCGTCGACGTAGAGCACCCGTCCCTGGCGGCGCACCCGTGCGCAGCGCCGCACGAACCCGCTGGGGAGGCGGTCGGGGTCGCCGGGGTCGTAGTGCCGGGAGAAGGCCTCCGGAGACTCGAGGAGGTCCGGGGCCATCTCGTAGAAGGGGGCGCTGCGCACCTCCAGGCCGACCGACTCGTGGGTCTCGAGCCGGAAGCGCTCGGCCACGGTCATCCCCTTGGCCAGTCCCTGGTCCCGCCACAGCTCGAGAGTCGTGTCGGCCGGCTCGAGGTCGAAGAACGGGAAGCGGTCGGTGGCCCCGCCGAGCAGGGTGGCGAGGAATCGCCCCTGCTCCGTCATGATGCCTCGCGGCCGCGAGCAAGCCAGGACATCACCATCAGCCCCACCGCGGCCCGTTGTAACACACCGCCGCAATCGCCGCCTCGCCAGGCGCCTCGAACCGGCGCGCGCAACCGGCCGCGGCCGCCCGCGGGCCCGGCCCCCTCCGCGCCCTCGATCGCACTGTCGTACCCTGTGCGTGCACGAGCCGGCAGCCGCTGCCGGAGATGAGGGGGAACGCGATGACCGTGGCGACCTTCGTCAAGCTCTACGCCGTTGCGCTGCCGACCTTCCTGGTGATCGACCTGGTCTGGCTCGGTGTTGTCGCGCGCCCGTTCTATCAGGGCGAGATGGGTCACCTGATGCGGGCGCAGGTCAACTGGGCGGCCGCGATCGCCTTCTACCTGCTGTTCGTGGCCGGGATCGTGGTGCTGGCGGTGTGGCCCGCAGTCGAACGGCAGAGCTTCGCGCACCCCCTGGCCCTCGGCGCGCTGCTCGGGCTCGTCACGTACGCGGCGTACGACCTGACCAACCTGGCGACGCTCGAGGGCTTTCCGTTGAGGGTCGCGCTCGTCGACCTGGCGTGGGGCACGGTGCTGTGCGCGGCCGTCAGCGCGATCACCTACCGCGCGTCGCTGCTGCTGACCTGACCGCTTCCGGGCCGCCGCCCGGTGCCGCGTATCCCACTCTTGCAGAGTCGACGCACGACCCCTGCCGGGAGTGCGACAGTGGGACGCGTGGTGCCCGGCAGATCTGACCGCCGTCGCCGGCTTCGTCGCCGGCAGCCACCTGGTTGCGAGCGGCGGTAGGCTGGTGCGGTGAGGAGGGGAACACCATGAAGAAGGCGTACCCGGTCCGCATGCGCATCATCGAGGTCCGCAAGAAGTGCCCCAACGGGCACCGGGCCGGCGACGAGTGGGTGGTCGATGGCTCGACCCCCGGCGGCATCTGCATGGGCTCCTTCAGCTCCTGCCTGCCGTACCTGACGGCCCTGCGCTTCGGCGCCTCCTTCCCCTGGGAGGAGCGCGAGGGCACCATCACCATCGGCTGCCCCGACCACGTCAACCAGGTCGTGTGGCGGCTCGACCGGATCGAGGGCGCCGGCCGCGGGGACGCCGAGGCGTCGGACTCAGCCCGCGCGGAGTAGCCCGCCGCGCCGCGGCCCGGCGCGGTCCGCCGCCTTTGCCGGCCGCACGGTTGCGGCGGGGCGCACGACCGGTCGATAATGGCCCGCGACTCGGCGGGGGGGTGCCATGGACGTCCTGCAACAGATCAGCGAGTGCTTGCAGCGGGGAGAGGACAGGAAGGTCGCCGAGCTGACCCGGCAGGCGATCGCCGACGGGCTGGCGGCCGGGCAGATTCTCAACGAGGGCCTGCTCGCGGGCATGGACGTCGTCAGCGCCCGTTTCGGGGCCAACGAGATCTTCCTGCCCGAGGTGCTGCTGGCGGCCCGCGCCATGAACGCGGGCATGGACCTCCTCAAGCCGCTGCTGATCGCCGGCGAGGTCCGCTCGCTCGGCAAGGTGGTGATCGGCACGGTCAAGGGCGACCTCCACGACATCGGCAAGAACCTGGTCGGCGTCATGCTCAAGGGCGCAGGGTACGAGGTCATCGACCTCGGCGCCAACGTCGCGCCGGAGCGCTTCGTCGAGACCGCCGAGGCCGAGGGCGCCCAGGTGGTCGGGCTGTCAGCCCTGCTCACCACCACCATGTCCGGGATGAAGGATGTGGTCGACCTGGTCAAGGGCAAGGGGCTCGAGGGCCGGGTCAAGGTCATCGTCGGCGGCGCGCCGCTGTCGCAGGCGTTCGCCGAGGAGATCGGCGCCGACGGCTACGGATACGACGCCTCGAACGCGGTGACGCTGGTCAAGCGCCTGACCGGAGTGGCCGCTCGGTGACCGAACCGCTCGCGGACCTCTAGACCGGGTAGCCCTCCTGCTCCATCGCCTCGAGCTCGCGGGCGATCGCCGCCCGCACCTCGGCCGGCATGTCCTTCTCCCTGGCCAACATGGCCCGCAGGCCCTTGCCGACGCCGTCGTCGATGAAGTGGGTCCGGACGAACTCCGAGCTCCAGGTCCGCTCCTCGAACGACCGGCTCTCGAGCTTCGCAAAGAAGCTCTTGATGCCGCGCTCCGGGTCCCCCTCGAGCTCCCTGAAGTACGAGCCGTAGATGTGGAGCGAGTCGCTGACGTCGACGTAGCGGCCGACGGCGACCGGCCGCGAGACCTTGTCGGAGATCCCGGCCGCGATCTTGCGCATCAGCGTGGTCAGCGCAATGACGTTCTCGAACCAGGCCTTGAACAGGTCGCGGCTGCGCCAGTGGGTGTTCATGTTGAAGGTCAGACCGCCGTGCTCGTCCTCGAGCAGTCGCCCCCAGATCCGCTGCAGGCACGGCGGATCGTCGGTCGGCGGGTCGAGCTTGGGGTTCCAGGTGATGGCCTGGGCGCGCCGGCTGTAGCCGGTCCGGGCGAGCTTCGCGACCAGGTAGTCGACCTGGTTGATCACCTCGTCCTCGATCCGGTAGGCGAACAGCCGCTCGTGGTAGGTGTAGGTCCAGCGGGTGTCCGAGCTCGCGACCCCCTTGAGGACCTCCGCCCGCGGCTTGATCCAGTAGTCGTGGGCGCCGTGGACAACCTCCATCACGTACTCCGACAGGCCTCCCAGGCCGTCGGCGAACGAGCGGTGGAAGCGCGGCTGGGCAAACGGCTCCTCGACCGTGATGATCACCGTGGCGTCGCGGCTCGGCGGGTCGCCTGGCCGGTCGTACTCGGTGCGGATCCGCGCCCCCTTCTCCCAGACCTCCTTGATGGCACTCTCGTAGGCGTGGGGGATCGTCTTTCCGCAGATGCTCAGGACCGGGATGCTGCCTGGTTTCATGGCGCCGTCTCCAGGCCGGCATCATACCTGCCCTCACGCATCGTGGATTCTCCGGGTGAGGAACATCGTGACCGCCAGCGCGACGATCAGGAGCACGGTTCCTCCGAGCAGGGCGAAGTCCTCCGCCTTCAGGATCGTGTAGAGCACGCCGTAGAGAGCGGTCAGCACGCCGCCGACCAGCGCCGCCGTCCCCCGCCGCCGCAGGATCGCCGCGCAGTAGAGGGTGTTGAGCGCGACCACGGTCGCGGCCGCCAGCAGGTAGGCGATGGCGAAGCCGACGTGCTCGGCCAGCGCGACCAGGATCAGGAAGAACAGGGCGAGGGCGACCCCGATCAGCAGGTACTGCACGAGGCTGAGCCGGACTCCGGTGACGAGCTCGATCAGGCCGAGCGTCAGGAAGGTGAGGGCGATGAAGAGCAGGCCGTACTTGACCGCGCGGGTGACGAGGTCATAGAGGGCGACCGGCTCGAACAGCCGCACGCCGGACGAGATCTCGTCGAGGGCGACCGCCGAGCCGACGGTGAAGGCCTGCGGAAAGGAGCGGTTGAGCAGGGAGATCGCCCACTCGGCCGAGAAGCCGTCGTCGTCGACCGCCCGTTCGACCGGCAGCACGCCCCCGATGAAGCTGGGGTGCGGCCAGCCGGACCTGAGCGCGGCGCGGGTGGCCTCGCCGAGGGGCAGGAAGCGGAAGCTCCCGCTGCCGCGGATCGTCAGCGGGAGCCGGACCTCGAGGCCGTCGGCGGCGGTCTCGCCCACCGCCGCGTGGAACCCGCGCGGCAGCATCTCGGCCAGGGTGGTGCCCGGCCGCAGCTGCAGCGCTCGCCCGTCGAGCTCGCCCCCGTCGGCCGCGACGATGCCGCGCGGGTCCGACAGCCCGAAGCCGACGACCGCGCTCGACCAGTCGATGCCCTCGAGCCGATCCGCGGCGCTCAGCCCTTCCACGGCCGCGCGCGGGTCCCGGAACGATCCGGACACCACGACCTTTGCGGAGTAGACCTGAACCCGGTAGATGCCACGCCGCCTCGTCTCGGGCACCAGCTCTCCGTCCAGCGTCAGGACGTCGGGCAGGATCGCCGCCAGCCGGCGGCAGGTCTCCCATCGCTGGACCACCTCCTTGTCACCGTCGGCGGTGATGACCTCGTCGCGCCTCTCGACCCGCTCGTTGAACGGCACGATGAGGATCGGCCCCGACAGCAGCTGTTCGCCGCTCCACGAGCCGGCGATGTCGGCGACGACCCCCTGGTAGGTCTGGTGCCGCTCGCGCACCACCGAACCCACCATCTGCAAGGGAATCAGCAGGACCAGGGCGAGCATGCCGACGCCGATCCACCGCACCGGCCGGCTCCATCTCGCGATCAGGGACAGGCCCACGTCGGTCAGCTGTGCTGCCATGACGCCACCTCCAGTGACCGCAGCGTGCCGCTGCATCGAGCACCCAGGAGGGCCGAATCAAGGCAAACGATGGTGAATCTGTGGCGATTGTCAGTCGAATAGGCGTTGGCAAGCCGGGGTTACCCGGACTATGGCCGAGCGCCCCACCCCTGAACCCCGCCCCGCGCAGTCGCGGCTCGCCCGCTGGCTGCTCGCCGGCCTGGGAGTGCTCTGCGTGGGCCTCGGCGCCGTGGGCGTCTTCGTGCCCGGGCTGCCCACCACGGTGTTCCTGATCGCCGCGTCCTGGTGCTTCGCGCGCAGCTGTCCGTGGCTCGAGGTGCGCCTGCTGCGGGTTCCCCTGTTCGCGCCGTTCCTGGGCTTCCTGGAGCCCGGCGCACGGATGTCGCGCCGAACGGTGGCGAAGGCTCTCTTCATCATGTGGGCCGCCATCATCGCCAGCGCCGCTGCGGTGGGGCTCGGCGATGACGGCCGGCCGGGTGTGGCCGCGGCGGTCATCGGCCTCGGCCTGGTGGGCAGCCCGCTCGTCGCGAGCCGGGGAGAGCCGCGGGCCGGCAGCAGGCCCGGAGATCGCGCCTGACGTCGATCGTGAGAAAGCCTCTCAGGTATCGGTGACGCGATCGCTCGCGGCCCGCTTGACAATCGACGCCGTCTCGTCGACCTTCGGACCGAGCGCCATGGAGCCGGCGGCAGACGCCGCGCCCCGCGGCCGCCCGAGGGGGGCTGGAGCGGTGAGATTCCAGTGCTCGGTCTGCGCCCACGTCTACGACGAGGCGGTCGAGGGCACGCCCTGGAGCGCGCTGCCCGACGACTGGGTGTGCCCGGTCTGCGGCGCCGAGCGGTCGTACTTCGAGCCGATGGGGGCGGGCGCGCCCGCCGCCACCGTCGCGGCCGCGGCCGGCGCCGAGCCCGACCTCGCGACCTACCTCGAGCC includes the following:
- a CDS encoding uroporphyrinogen decarboxylase family protein; this encodes MTEQGRFLATLLGGATDRFPFFDLEPADTTLELWRDQGLAKGMTVAERFRLETHESVGLEVRSAPFYEMAPDLLESPEAFSRHYDPGDPDRLPSGFVRRCARVRRQGRVLYVDASGGGLLQMLGVGDWGSLVAACDALVNRPALVESLLERTTEFHCLLLERVLAEVSVDYAAFYEPIASNAGPVVSPAMFDRYSIPGYRRVIDLLARHDVPLRILCTTGGDLRQLLPSLLDAGINGLWISNIMSAGMEYRALRRDFGPEIALIGGIDSTALLRGEAAVRRAVEETVPPLLSQGRYLPCLDDRPRDNTPFAMYALYRELLAEIAERG
- a CDS encoding DUF2177 family protein, with the translated sequence MTVATFVKLYAVALPTFLVIDLVWLGVVARPFYQGEMGHLMRAQVNWAAAIAFYLLFVAGIVVLAVWPAVERQSFAHPLALGALLGLVTYAAYDLTNLATLEGFPLRVALVDLAWGTVLCAAVSAITYRASLLLT
- a CDS encoding TIGR04076 family protein encodes the protein MKKAYPVRMRIIEVRKKCPNGHRAGDEWVVDGSTPGGICMGSFSSCLPYLTALRFGASFPWEEREGTITIGCPDHVNQVVWRLDRIEGAGRGDAEASDSARAE
- a CDS encoding corrinoid protein — its product is MDVLQQISECLQRGEDRKVAELTRQAIADGLAAGQILNEGLLAGMDVVSARFGANEIFLPEVLLAARAMNAGMDLLKPLLIAGEVRSLGKVVIGTVKGDLHDIGKNLVGVMLKGAGYEVIDLGANVAPERFVETAEAEGAQVVGLSALLTTTMSGMKDVVDLVKGKGLEGRVKVIVGGAPLSQAFAEEIGADGYGYDASNAVTLVKRLTGVAAR
- a CDS encoding thymidylate synthase — protein: MKPGSIPVLSICGKTIPHAYESAIKEVWEKGARIRTEYDRPGDPPSRDATVIITVEEPFAQPRFHRSFADGLGGLSEYVMEVVHGAHDYWIKPRAEVLKGVASSDTRWTYTYHERLFAYRIEDEVINQVDYLVAKLARTGYSRRAQAITWNPKLDPPTDDPPCLQRIWGRLLEDEHGGLTFNMNTHWRSRDLFKAWFENVIALTTLMRKIAAGISDKVSRPVAVGRYVDVSDSLHIYGSYFRELEGDPERGIKSFFAKLESRSFEERTWSSEFVRTHFIDDGVGKGLRAMLAREKDMPAEVRAAIARELEAMEQEGYPV
- the creD gene encoding cell envelope integrity protein CreD, producing MAAQLTDVGLSLIARWSRPVRWIGVGMLALVLLIPLQMVGSVVRERHQTYQGVVADIAGSWSGEQLLSGPILIVPFNERVERRDEVITADGDKEVVQRWETCRRLAAILPDVLTLDGELVPETRRRGIYRVQVYSAKVVVSGSFRDPRAAVEGLSAADRLEGIDWSSAVVGFGLSDPRGIVAADGGELDGRALQLRPGTTLAEMLPRGFHAAVGETAADGLEVRLPLTIRGSGSFRFLPLGEATRAALRSGWPHPSFIGGVLPVERAVDDDGFSAEWAISLLNRSFPQAFTVGSAVALDEISSGVRLFEPVALYDLVTRAVKYGLLFIALTFLTLGLIELVTGVRLSLVQYLLIGVALALFFLILVALAEHVGFAIAYLLAAATVVALNTLYCAAILRRRGTAALVGGVLTALYGVLYTILKAEDFALLGGTVLLIVALAVTMFLTRRIHDA
- a CDS encoding YbaN family protein, translating into MAERPTPEPRPAQSRLARWLLAGLGVLCVGLGAVGVFVPGLPTTVFLIAASWCFARSCPWLEVRLLRVPLFAPFLGFLEPGARMSRRTVAKALFIMWAAIIASAAAVGLGDDGRPGVAAAVIGLGLVGSPLVASRGEPRAGSRPGDRA